The DNA segment GTACATTCCTACTCCTTTATCTAAAGTATCCTCACCTGTTCCCCAAAAGACTTCAAATTGCTGATTAATTGAAGGGATTTTTAACTTGGCTATATTCTCGCCCTTATCATGGTTGTACGAGAGAGTTTGTATGGGATTATCTGATCTCGGCTCACTCTCCGTCGTTTCTTTTTCCTTCGCTTGAACTGATTTAGTTGAGGTGGAAGACTCAATCTCAGATACTGATTGTGTTCCTTGCCACCACAAGAAAGCATTCCATCCCGCAAAAGAAAGACCAATCAATATGAGTGCCATTGCTACATACTTCATGTGTTCACCAACTTTTTGGAGTTATAAAAAACAGGAAGTTACACCTATCCATATACTACCTATATATTACCATCAATAATCAACCGAAACATTAGAATAATCAAACTTCATCCTCGTCTTAAAGTCTTCACTTAAATCAATATAAAATAAAAGGGTAGGCATATGCGCCCACCCAGGAAAGGATGATTTTATTAATATATTATTGGTAACGCTTACGAATCGCGAAAAGTGATCCACCTAAAACAACAAGTGCTAATCCAAATAATGTGTATGTAGCATATGAAGTAGATGTGTTTGGAAGCTCTCCGCCTTGTTCTTGATCGCTACTATCTGTTCCAGCAGTGGTATCGTCTTGTTGAGTGGTTCCCTCTTCTGAAGTACCTTGCTCGCCAGATTGCTCAGAAACATCGGAACCGTCTTCTTCACATGGGATTCCATCCTTGTCTCGATCTAGGCGATGCGGGTCGTTGTCCTTGGAATAACCATTCTTTTCCCAAAAATTCTGTGCTTCTTGCTGTGTGGCAAAATGTTTACAGTCCTTATCGCTAACTGGAGCAGCTTCTTCTGCCGACTCCTCATTTTCTGGAGTGTCCTCTGTGTCAGCTGGGCTGTCAGTACCATCTGGAAGACTTTCACATACGAGACCATCATCGTCATTCCCCTCTAACTGGTGGGGGTCATTGTCATTAGTGTACCCATTTTCATCCCAAAAACTTTGGGCCTCTTGTTGTGTATCAAAGTCACTACAATTCTTAGTGTCAGCTGCATAGGCCACATTTAATGTAGAAAATCCACCAATTGTTAAAACAAAGGCAAAAATCCCTGCTATTAATTTCTTCATCATTAAAATATATACCCCTTTTTTTAGAAAATCATCCCTTCCAAAGAATATATTTCCTATACCACAAGAATAAACTAGATTACTTTACATGTAAACCCTAAAAATAGTTTATTAGTCTCATAGAAAAAGCGTTTTTCTATAGGGAAAAAGATAATTATCTACTATAAAAGAGGGGATAAGACAAACTTTTACGTGTTTTACAAATTGGGATTAGATAAAAGTCCTCTACTTAAAGTCCCCGTACACAAGCGTTAATGATCGTTCATCTAAACTATCATTTGACTAACTATACCTATTCATGTATTCTACCAAATAGGTTACAACCATAGTGGTAACCATAACTATATGTTTTTGTTAACGAAATAGTGAGGTTCAGTATTAATAATAGCGAACGACTGAAATGGAATGTAACCAAGAATTGAAACCGATTGCTGATAAAGATAATATGAAACCGAGAACATCTACAAAGGAGGACTTCTCCATGAAAGAGCCAAATATCTTAGTTGTTGGCAGTTTGAATATGGATATTGTTATCGAGGCAGATCGTGCACCCTTAGCAGGCGAAACAATCATGGGCCAACACTCCAGTTTTATTCCCGGTGGAAAAGGAGCTAATCAAGCCGTAGCTTTAGCAAAACTCGGCGCCCAGACTACGTTGCTTGGCGCGGTAGGAAACGACCCTTTTGGTACCAGTCTCTTACGTTCGCTCAAAGATAACGGAGTAGAAACTGGCCAAATAAAAAAAGTCGATCATGCCCCGACAGGAATTGCATCTATCCTGTTAGCTGAAGGCGACAATCGGATCGTTGTGGTGCCAGGTGCCAATGATGATTGTCTTCCCGAGGATATAAGAGAGCACGAAGACCTTATTGAAAAAGCAGATCTGGTCCTCCTTCAGCTGGAAATCCCGCTTGACACGGTGATAACTACGGCTAAGATTGCAAAAAAATTCGGCAAGACTGTTATTTTAAACCCCGCTCCTGCACGCTCATTGCCCGAGGAATTATTACAAAATGTTGATTACATAACTCCAAATCACTCTGAGTTAGGTATTCTATCAAAGATGGACCAAGAGGGCTTTGATTTGAACAGAGCGATGGAGATATTACAGAGATCCGGCGTGGACAATGTGATTACCACCTTAGGATCGGAAGGGGCGACTTATAAA comes from the Halobacillus shinanisalinarum genome and includes:
- a CDS encoding class D sortase — encoded protein: MKYVAMALILIGLSFAGWNAFLWWQGTQSVSEIESSTSTKSVQAKEKETTESEPRSDNPIQTLSYNHDKGENIAKLKIPSINQQFEVFWGTGEDTLDKGVGMYVSKWTSVPNKEKGHTVLSGHRDTVFTELGNVEEGDIMTTVYDGEEYKYSVDKIWITDADDRTVIVKKDQPTLTLTTCYPFDYIGDAPDRYIIQGHLVK
- a CDS encoding excalibur calcium-binding domain-containing protein → MMKKLIAGIFAFVLTIGGFSTLNVAYAADTKNCSDFDTQQEAQSFWDENGYTNDNDPHQLEGNDDDGLVCESLPDGTDSPADTEDTPENEESAEEAAPVSDKDCKHFATQQEAQNFWEKNGYSKDNDPHRLDRDKDGIPCEEDGSDVSEQSGEQGTSEEGTTQQDDTTAGTDSSDQEQGGELPNTSTSYATYTLFGLALVVLGGSLFAIRKRYQ
- the rbsK gene encoding ribokinase; its protein translation is MKEPNILVVGSLNMDIVIEADRAPLAGETIMGQHSSFIPGGKGANQAVALAKLGAQTTLLGAVGNDPFGTSLLRSLKDNGVETGQIKKVDHAPTGIASILLAEGDNRIVVVPGANDDCLPEDIREHEDLIEKADLVLLQLEIPLDTVITTAKIAKKFGKTVILNPAPARSLPEELLQNVDYITPNHSELGILSKMDQEGFDLNRAMEILQRSGVDNVITTLGSEGATYKSQESAVKTAPAYQVPVVDTTGAGDAFNAGLSYAIGMDKDISEAVSFASKVSALSVTKFGAQAGMPDRKAVEAFDTPPLNKDGN